In Salinibacterium sp. ZJ70, one DNA window encodes the following:
- a CDS encoding PH domain-containing protein, with product MTDTTAPAESPRLDPVAGEWRRVSPKYLTIDLISNLIWTVIMVGVAVVAVVIFEWPPLGWLLPAGLAVIFLTYAALTPRRVRAIGYMLRDDDLLFRTGIMFRRIVAVPYGRMQLVDINRGPLARAVGLAELKLVTAAAATAVTIPGLPFDEAEQLRDHLVAVAETRRAGL from the coding sequence GTGACCGACACCACCGCCCCCGCCGAATCGCCTCGCCTCGACCCCGTCGCGGGCGAATGGCGCCGCGTCTCGCCGAAGTACCTCACCATCGACCTCATCTCGAACCTCATCTGGACCGTGATCATGGTGGGCGTCGCGGTCGTCGCGGTCGTGATCTTCGAATGGCCGCCCCTCGGCTGGCTGCTGCCCGCCGGACTGGCGGTCATCTTCCTCACCTACGCGGCTCTCACACCGCGCCGAGTGCGGGCGATCGGCTACATGCTGCGCGATGACGACCTGCTGTTCCGCACCGGCATCATGTTCCGTCGCATCGTCGCCGTGCCCTACGGCCGCATGCAGCTCGTCGACATCAACCGCGGCCCCCTCGCCCGCGCCGTCGGCCTCGCCGAGCTCAAGCTCGTGACCGCCGCCGCCGCGACCGCCGTCACCATCCCCGGGCTCCCCTTCGACGAGGCGGAGCAGCTGCGCGACCACCTCGTGGCCGTCGCCGAGACCCGGCGGGCCGGCCTGTGA
- a CDS encoding PH domain-containing protein, which produces MTKLADGEWHRLHPATPLLKGGIAFIAILGVIIANLRERIVEFFFPAFVCPDEFCDWEQDPMSRLLEQNLILVLLGVAVVLVLIIAGFWLSWRMHTFRVTDEVVEVRSGILFRTHRKARLDRVQGVNINRPFLARLVGAAKLEITGAGAEANMELAYLSSANADGLRSEVLRRASGIREQAAVARAVADGELPPEVLAPAAVEGENHAGLSDFARQRLAELTAPELDPNLAPPESVVKMDAGRLVGSTALSSSMIFLVVAIVVAVVLGFTTDISFGVVFAIVPMVLGIGTYLVSRVLKSLRYTIAATPDGVRVGYGLLSTANETLPPGRIHGVQVTQELLWRPFDWWTVQVNLASQMSVSQAANGAQQNTTVLPVGSREDVIRVLELVLPEVVDGDSRERILAAFGRPTPEDDFTTSPRRAAVFRWFSWRRNGFRVTPEAVLLRKGAIWRTLSIVPTARIQSVAAHQGPIARAMGLAEGRIHTVQGPLVAAVGALDVRDVERLFRDASSEAVGAISRDRTHRWRAV; this is translated from the coding sequence GTGACGAAGCTCGCCGACGGCGAGTGGCACCGCCTGCATCCGGCAACCCCGCTGCTCAAGGGCGGCATCGCGTTCATCGCGATCCTCGGTGTCATCATCGCGAACCTCCGCGAACGGATCGTCGAGTTCTTCTTCCCGGCGTTCGTGTGCCCCGACGAGTTCTGCGACTGGGAGCAGGACCCCATGTCGCGACTTCTCGAGCAGAACCTCATCCTCGTGCTGCTCGGGGTCGCCGTCGTCCTCGTGCTGATCATCGCCGGGTTCTGGCTCTCGTGGCGCATGCACACCTTCCGCGTGACCGATGAGGTCGTCGAGGTGCGCTCCGGCATCCTGTTCCGCACGCACCGCAAGGCTCGCCTCGACCGCGTGCAGGGCGTCAACATCAACCGGCCCTTCCTCGCGCGCCTCGTGGGCGCCGCGAAGCTCGAGATCACGGGCGCGGGAGCCGAAGCCAACATGGAGCTCGCCTACCTCTCGAGCGCGAACGCCGACGGCCTGCGCTCCGAGGTGCTGCGACGCGCCTCCGGCATCCGCGAGCAGGCGGCGGTCGCGCGTGCTGTGGCGGACGGCGAGCTTCCCCCTGAGGTGCTCGCTCCGGCCGCCGTCGAGGGCGAGAACCACGCGGGGCTGAGCGACTTCGCGCGACAGCGGCTCGCCGAGCTCACCGCCCCCGAACTCGACCCGAACCTCGCGCCGCCGGAGTCGGTCGTCAAGATGGATGCCGGTCGCCTCGTCGGCTCGACCGCGCTCAGCTCGTCGATGATCTTCCTCGTCGTCGCGATCGTCGTGGCCGTCGTGCTCGGCTTCACCACCGATATCTCGTTCGGTGTGGTCTTCGCCATCGTGCCCATGGTGCTCGGTATCGGCACCTACCTCGTGAGCCGCGTGCTCAAGTCGCTGCGCTACACGATCGCTGCGACTCCCGACGGTGTGCGCGTCGGCTACGGGCTCCTCTCGACTGCCAACGAGACGCTGCCTCCCGGGCGCATCCACGGCGTGCAGGTCACGCAGGAGCTGCTCTGGCGCCCCTTCGACTGGTGGACCGTGCAGGTCAACCTCGCCTCGCAGATGTCCGTATCGCAGGCGGCGAACGGCGCCCAGCAGAACACCACGGTGCTGCCGGTCGGATCCCGAGAGGACGTCATCCGCGTGCTCGAGCTCGTGCTGCCCGAGGTCGTCGACGGCGACTCGCGCGAGCGCATCCTCGCGGCGTTCGGTCGGCCGACCCCCGAAGACGACTTCACGACCTCGCCCCGCCGGGCGGCCGTGTTCCGCTGGTTCTCGTGGCGCCGGAACGGATTCCGCGTGACGCCCGAGGCAGTGCTGCTGCGAAAGGGCGCCATCTGGCGCACCCTCTCGATCGTGCCGACGGCACGCATCCAGTCGGTCGCCGCGCACCAGGGTCCGATCGCTCGCGCGATGGGACTCGCCGAGGGACGCATCCACACGGTGCAGGGTCCGCTGGTCGCCGCCGTCGGCGCGCTCGACGTGCGCGACGTGGAGCGCCTGTTCCGCGACGCCTCGAGCGAGGCCGTCGGCGCCATCTCTCGCGACCGCACGCATCGCTGGAGGGCCGTGTGA
- the folB gene encoding dihydroneopterin aldolase, with the protein MTTRDEITITGLRAMGYHGVLPAERVAGQLFIVDVVLRLALAPASEGDDLAATVDYGDVASRVVKAVESDPVDLIETVAERVAAIALSYPLVESTTVVVHKPSAPIPVPFADVSVTIHRDRT; encoded by the coding sequence ATGACCACCCGCGACGAGATCACCATCACCGGTTTGCGCGCCATGGGGTACCACGGTGTGCTCCCCGCCGAGCGGGTCGCCGGCCAGCTGTTCATCGTCGACGTCGTGCTGCGGCTCGCTCTCGCGCCCGCATCCGAGGGTGACGATCTCGCGGCGACCGTCGACTACGGCGACGTCGCCAGCCGCGTCGTGAAAGCCGTGGAATCGGATCCCGTCGACCTCATCGAGACCGTCGCCGAGCGCGTCGCCGCGATCGCGCTCTCCTATCCGCTCGTCGAATCGACGACCGTGGTCGTGCACAAGCCGTCCGCCCCCATCCCCGTGCCGTTCGCCGACGTGAGCGTCACCATCCATCGGGATCGCACGTGA
- the folP gene encoding dihydropteroate synthase, whose protein sequence is MTEILGILNVTPDSFSDGGRWQVLDDAVRHAQLMVDQGATWIDVGGESTRPGAAAIDPLEERSRVVPVVRALAENGIPVSIDTRNASTARAAVEAGATMINDVSGGLHDPEMAALAAQTGAWFVVMHWRGATDAEPVYGDVVTEVRAELKARIAELMVFGVQRERIIIDPGLGFAKTAEHNWQLLGRLEELTTLAPVLVGASRKRFIGAMLPEGAPMSERDAPTAVISALSARSGAWGVRVHDVSSSRLALDVWDKWEQGGLR, encoded by the coding sequence GTGACCGAGATTCTCGGGATCCTCAACGTCACCCCCGACTCCTTCAGCGACGGGGGGCGCTGGCAGGTGCTCGACGACGCGGTCAGACATGCGCAGCTCATGGTCGATCAGGGCGCCACCTGGATCGATGTGGGCGGAGAGTCGACGAGGCCGGGCGCTGCGGCGATCGATCCGCTGGAGGAGCGCTCACGCGTGGTGCCGGTGGTGCGTGCGCTCGCCGAGAACGGCATCCCCGTCTCGATCGACACCCGCAACGCCTCGACGGCGCGTGCTGCGGTCGAGGCGGGCGCGACGATGATCAACGACGTCTCGGGCGGACTGCACGACCCGGAGATGGCCGCCCTCGCGGCGCAGACGGGCGCATGGTTCGTGGTCATGCACTGGCGCGGCGCGACGGACGCGGAACCCGTCTACGGCGACGTCGTCACCGAGGTGCGCGCCGAGCTGAAGGCGCGCATCGCCGAGCTCATGGTGTTCGGCGTGCAGCGGGAGCGCATCATCATCGATCCTGGGCTCGGCTTCGCGAAGACCGCGGAGCACAACTGGCAGCTGCTCGGGCGGCTCGAGGAACTGACGACGCTTGCGCCCGTGCTGGTGGGTGCCTCGCGGAAGCGATTCATCGGCGCGATGCTTCCGGAGGGGGCGCCGATGAGCGAGCGCGACGCCCCCACAGCCGTCATCAGTGCGCTGTCGGCGCGTTCCGGGGCCTGGGGTGTGCGCGTACATGATGTGTCATCCTCCCGTCTTGCGCTCGATGTGTGGGATAAATGGGAGCAAGGAGGCCTCCGATGA
- the ftsH gene encoding ATP-dependent zinc metalloprotease FtsH, whose protein sequence is MNLKRIVRGPLLYVILGAIILIVGFNLLNTTGFQRVTTQEGIELLGGNTVESVKVVDGEQRVDLTLDKAYVDDDKVDKGKLVQFYYVQPRGEDVISAIDASDATFDDEVPQTSWFVSLLSILIPFLLIGLIFWFLFSTMRGGGNGVMQFGKSKAKLVSKESPKVTFADVAGADEAVEELTEIKDFLRDPTKFQAVGARIPKGVLLYGPPGTGKTLLARAVAGEAGVPFYSISGSDFVEMFVGVGASRVRDLFEQAKQNAPAIIFVDEIDAVGRHRGAGLGGGHDEREQTLNQLLVEMDGFDPKTNVILIAATNRPDILDPALLRPGRFDRQIGVDAPDLKGRLKILQVHAAGKPMAKNVDLEVLARKTPGFTGADLANVLNEAALLTARSNAQLIDDRALDEAVDRVMAGPQRRTRMMNEKEKLITAYHEGGHALAAAAMNHSDPVTKVTILPRGRALGYTMVLPLEDKYSVTRNELLDQLVYAMGGRVAEEIVFHDPTTGASNDIEKATSIARKMVTEYGMSANIGAMKLGQSQGEVFLGRDMGHQRDYSEEMAQRVDIEVRALIENAHDEAYAVLTANRDVLDRLARELIEKETLDHNQLAEIFADVRKLDERPQWLSSQSRPVSDLPPIEIVVKEPEVEVTEGTEDSPGAASGGPAHPPFGHPTPGIAPA, encoded by the coding sequence ATGAACCTCAAACGCATCGTTCGCGGCCCCCTGCTCTACGTCATCCTGGGTGCGATCATCCTCATCGTCGGGTTCAACCTGCTGAACACGACCGGCTTCCAGCGTGTGACCACGCAGGAAGGCATCGAGCTGCTCGGCGGCAACACGGTCGAGTCGGTGAAGGTCGTCGACGGCGAGCAGCGCGTCGACCTCACGCTCGACAAGGCCTACGTCGACGACGACAAGGTCGACAAGGGCAAGCTCGTGCAGTTCTACTACGTCCAGCCGCGCGGCGAGGACGTGATCTCGGCGATCGACGCCTCGGACGCGACGTTCGATGACGAGGTTCCCCAGACCAGCTGGTTCGTGAGCCTGCTCAGCATCCTCATCCCGTTCCTGCTCATCGGTCTGATCTTCTGGTTCCTGTTCTCGACGATGCGCGGCGGCGGCAACGGCGTCATGCAGTTCGGCAAGTCGAAGGCGAAGCTCGTCTCGAAGGAGTCGCCGAAGGTCACGTTCGCGGATGTCGCGGGCGCCGACGAGGCGGTCGAAGAGCTCACCGAGATCAAGGACTTCCTGCGGGATCCGACGAAGTTCCAGGCGGTCGGCGCCCGCATCCCGAAGGGCGTGCTGCTGTACGGCCCTCCCGGTACGGGCAAGACGCTCCTCGCACGCGCTGTCGCGGGCGAGGCGGGCGTGCCGTTCTATTCGATCTCCGGTTCGGACTTCGTGGAGATGTTCGTGGGTGTCGGCGCGAGCCGCGTGCGCGACCTGTTCGAGCAGGCGAAGCAGAACGCACCGGCGATCATCTTCGTCGACGAGATCGACGCCGTCGGCCGCCACCGCGGTGCGGGTCTCGGCGGAGGCCACGACGAGCGCGAGCAGACCCTCAACCAGCTGCTCGTCGAGATGGACGGCTTCGACCCGAAGACCAACGTCATCCTCATCGCCGCCACCAACCGTCCCGACATCCTCGACCCCGCCCTGCTGCGTCCGGGGCGCTTCGATCGCCAGATCGGCGTCGACGCTCCCGACCTGAAGGGGCGCTTGAAGATCCTCCAGGTGCACGCGGCAGGCAAGCCGATGGCGAAGAACGTCGACCTCGAGGTGCTGGCGCGCAAGACGCCCGGCTTCACGGGCGCCGATCTCGCGAACGTGCTCAACGAGGCAGCGCTCCTCACGGCGCGCAGCAACGCGCAGCTCATCGACGACCGTGCGCTCGACGAGGCCGTCGACCGTGTGATGGCGGGCCCGCAGCGCCGCACGCGCATGATGAACGAGAAGGAGAAGCTCATCACGGCGTACCACGAGGGCGGTCACGCGCTCGCGGCGGCGGCGATGAACCACTCCGACCCGGTCACGAAGGTCACGATCCTTCCCCGCGGTCGCGCGCTCGGCTACACGATGGTGCTGCCTCTCGAGGACAAGTACTCCGTCACGCGCAACGAGCTGCTCGACCAGCTCGTGTACGCGATGGGCGGTCGCGTGGCCGAGGAGATCGTCTTCCACGACCCCACCACGGGTGCGTCGAACGACATCGAGAAGGCCACGAGCATCGCCCGCAAGATGGTCACCGAGTACGGCATGAGCGCGAACATCGGCGCCATGAAGCTCGGGCAGTCGCAGGGCGAGGTGTTCCTCGGACGCGACATGGGCCACCAGCGCGACTACTCGGAGGAGATGGCGCAGCGCGTCGACATCGAGGTGCGCGCGCTCATCGAGAACGCGCACGACGAGGCGTATGCGGTGCTGACCGCCAACCGCGACGTGCTCGACCGCCTCGCGCGCGAGCTCATCGAGAAGGAGACCCTCGACCACAACCAGCTGGCCGAGATCTTCGCGGATGTGCGGAAGCTCGACGAGCGCCCGCAGTGGCTTTCGAGCCAGTCGCGCCCCGTGAGCGACCTGCCGCCGATCGAGATCGTCGTGAAGGAGCCCGAGGTGGAGGTCACCGAGGGCACCGAGGACTCTCCCGGTGCGGCCTCTGGTGGGCCGGCGCACCCGCCCTTCGGCCACCCGACTCCCGGCATCGCGCCCGCGTAG
- the folK gene encoding 2-amino-4-hydroxy-6-hydroxymethyldihydropteridine diphosphokinase produces the protein MSETVAAIVAFGSNLGQRAETIQAAADELAAIDGIELVKLAPVIETPALRPYGLDPEAPAYLNTVALIDTTLSAPELHTVLQEIEDAHGRERATRWGDRTLDLDLIIYGDVQQDDPQLTLPHPRAHERDFVLRPWATIDPLAELPGHGPISDLLDALAETAT, from the coding sequence GTGAGCGAGACGGTCGCGGCGATCGTCGCCTTCGGATCGAATCTCGGGCAGCGCGCCGAGACGATCCAGGCGGCCGCCGATGAGCTCGCCGCCATCGACGGCATCGAGCTCGTGAAGCTCGCGCCCGTCATCGAGACGCCCGCCCTGCGCCCGTACGGCCTCGACCCCGAGGCGCCCGCCTACCTCAACACGGTCGCGCTCATCGACACGACGCTGTCGGCGCCCGAGCTGCACACCGTGCTGCAGGAGATCGAGGACGCCCACGGCCGCGAGCGCGCCACGCGCTGGGGCGATCGCACGCTCGACCTCGACCTCATCATCTACGGCGATGTGCAGCAGGACGACCCACAGCTCACCCTCCCGCACCCGCGCGCCCACGAACGCGACTTCGTGCTGCGCCCGTGGGCCACGATCGACCCGCTCGCCGAGCTCCCCGGCCACGGACCCATCTCCGACCTCCTCGACGCTCTCGCGGAGACCGCGACATGA
- a CDS encoding DUF3180 domain-containing protein produces MTRTRALPLVVLAVIGGIAALLLQLALGAAGMPKLTPQVSLSVTLVLIGVVVVALALPVRRAVRTREHARVDPFYATRVVLIAQASALSGALFAGAALGLLVELLGRPVVTTSGVWGVVAMIIASLALMIAGLVAEAFCVVPPDDDDPASGPTATT; encoded by the coding sequence ATGACCCGCACGCGCGCGCTTCCGCTGGTCGTGCTCGCTGTGATCGGCGGCATCGCCGCGCTCCTGCTGCAGCTCGCACTCGGTGCCGCGGGCATGCCCAAGCTCACGCCGCAGGTGTCGCTCTCGGTGACGCTCGTGCTCATCGGCGTGGTCGTCGTCGCTCTCGCGCTTCCTGTTCGCCGCGCCGTGCGCACGCGCGAGCATGCCCGTGTCGACCCGTTCTACGCGACCCGCGTGGTGCTCATCGCGCAAGCATCCGCACTCTCGGGCGCCCTCTTCGCGGGGGCAGCGCTCGGACTGCTGGTCGAACTGCTGGGCCGCCCGGTCGTCACGACCAGCGGAGTCTGGGGTGTCGTGGCGATGATCATCGCCTCGCTCGCCCTCATGATCGCGGGGCTCGTCGCCGAGGCGTTCTGCGTTGTGCCGCCGGATGACGACGACCCGGCGAGCGGACCCACCGCGACAACCTGA
- the hpt gene encoding hypoxanthine phosphoribosyltransferase: METADIQGDLTKVLVEEKEIHARIAELCREIERDYEGKDLLLVGVLRGAVMVMADVSRELNRHIEMDWMAVSSYGASTQSSGVVRILKDLDSDLTGRNVLIVEDIIDSGLTLSWLRENLAGRGAASVEICALLRKPEAAKVEVDVRYVGFDIPNEFVVGYGLDYAEKYRNLRGIGVLAPHVYS; encoded by the coding sequence ATGGAGACGGCCGACATCCAGGGTGACCTGACCAAGGTTCTCGTCGAGGAGAAGGAGATCCACGCCCGGATCGCCGAACTCTGTCGCGAGATCGAGCGCGACTACGAGGGCAAGGATCTGCTGCTCGTCGGCGTTCTGCGCGGAGCGGTCATGGTCATGGCCGACGTCTCGCGCGAACTCAACCGCCACATCGAGATGGACTGGATGGCGGTGAGCTCCTACGGAGCCAGCACCCAGTCGTCGGGTGTCGTGCGCATCCTGAAGGACCTCGACTCCGACCTCACGGGCCGCAACGTGCTCATCGTCGAGGACATCATCGACTCGGGCCTCACGCTCTCCTGGCTGCGCGAGAACCTCGCGGGCCGTGGCGCCGCCTCGGTCGAGATCTGCGCCCTGCTGCGCAAGCCCGAGGCCGCCAAGGTCGAGGTCGACGTGCGCTATGTGGGATTCGACATCCCCAACGAGTTCGTCGTCGGCTACGGCCTCGACTACGCCGAGAAGTACCGCAACCTGCGCGGCATCGGCGTGCTCGCCCCGCACGTGTACTCCTGA
- the folE gene encoding GTP cyclohydrolase I FolE, with the protein MTIDSERIQAAVVELLQAIGEDPTRPGLAATPRRIADSYAELFAGIGADPLEHLADAAEFSGDDAVGDLVLVRDIAFRSTCEHHLLPFIGVAHVGYVPGEKIVGLGKLARVVETVSSRPQLQERLGSQIADALEEGLGARGVVVVLDARHGCVSARGARQAESSTVTVSSRGVYADSVALAGVLALVSRSPEGDAAP; encoded by the coding sequence GTGACGATCGACTCGGAGCGCATCCAGGCGGCCGTCGTCGAGCTGCTGCAGGCGATCGGCGAGGACCCGACACGGCCGGGCCTCGCCGCGACGCCTCGGCGCATCGCCGACTCCTATGCCGAGCTGTTCGCCGGCATCGGCGCAGACCCGCTCGAGCACCTCGCGGACGCCGCCGAGTTCTCGGGGGACGACGCGGTGGGCGACCTCGTGCTGGTGCGCGACATCGCGTTCCGCTCCACGTGCGAGCACCACCTGCTGCCGTTCATCGGCGTCGCGCACGTGGGCTACGTGCCGGGTGAGAAGATCGTCGGCCTCGGCAAGCTCGCGCGCGTCGTCGAGACGGTGAGCTCGCGTCCGCAGCTGCAGGAGCGGCTCGGTTCGCAGATCGCGGACGCGCTCGAGGAGGGCCTCGGCGCGCGTGGTGTGGTCGTCGTGCTCGACGCCCGTCACGGATGCGTGTCGGCGCGTGGCGCGCGTCAGGCGGAGTCGTCGACCGTCACGGTCTCGAGCCGTGGTGTCTACGCCGACTCCGTGGCGCTGGCCGGGGTGCTCGCGCTCGTCTCACGCAGTCCGGAAGGCGACGCCGCCCCGTGA